In Aedes albopictus strain Foshan chromosome 3, AalbF5, whole genome shotgun sequence, the following are encoded in one genomic region:
- the LOC134291271 gene encoding uncharacterized protein LOC134291271, with translation MSKIRCIRPFKDIQCSKELRYLTDGIIQKLKSIGFSKVSTLNTKDFRICSSCRAHLTQNEEQSVAGGSRMPTVQTIPVVPDSQSYESLVTIPSASTLSTIQSNEDFTMPVDVEIFNRGIAAIRVSPIDLGKVKNVHYPEKKCAEIVEGVRRNLFKLDAKTEKANEFNEVIENMKIKFLNSATRQEKLSILSLFPKSWSVQKIVDEFKTGRNMASDARKEKNNVLDSSQGSSSRKALSNETKELVLNFFEDDDISRAMPGQRDCVSVKTGNKRLAVQKRLLMMTLREAFNRFNEVYVNVKIGFSSFASLRPRQCKLLTITGTHNVCVCTTHENVNLILHSLKKYNVLNDLKTLTNRLLCENKTTHCHLRRSKNCPDTSV, from the coding sequence atgagtaaaatcagatgtattcgtccattcaaagacattcagtgttcgaaagagctgcgatatctcacggatggtatcatccaaaaactgaagtcaattggattttccaaggtatccacactgaacaccaaggattttcgtatttgttcgtcttgccgagctcacctcacccaaaacgaagaacaaagcgtagccggtggctcaaggatgccaactgttcagaccatacctgttgtacctgattcgcaaagctatgaaagtttggtcacgataccatcagcgtcaacgctaagcacaattcaatcaaatgaagacttcacgatgcctgtagacgtcgaaatattcaaccgaggaatagcagctattcgtgtttcgcctatagatttaggtaaggttaaaaatgttcactatcctgaaaaaaagtgcgctgaaatcgtcgaaggtgtacgaagaaatctttttaaattagacgctaaaacagaaaaagcaaacgagtttaatgaagtcatagaaaatatgaaaattaaatttttaaattcagccacaaggcaagaaaaactatcaattttatcattgtttccaaaatcatggtcagtacaaaaaattgtagacgaatttaaaactggtagaaatatggcatcagatgcaagaaaggaaaaaaataatgtattagattcatctcaaggttcaagctctagaaaagctttgagtaatgaaacaaaagaactggttttgaatttttttgaggacgatgatataagccgtgcaatgccaggccaaagagattgtgttagcgtaaagacaggaaataagagattagctgttcagaaaagattgttaatgatgacattaagagaagcttttaatcgctttaatgaagtgtacgtcaatgtaaaaatagggttttcatcatttgcaagcctccggccaaggcaatgtaaactattgactatcacaggaacacataatgtttgcgtttgcactacgcatgaaaatgtcaatttaattctacatagcttaaaaaaatacaatgtcttgaatgatctaaaaacattaacgaatagattactttgcgaaaataagacaactcattgccatctacgaagaagtaaaaactgcccagatacctcagtttaa